The proteins below come from a single Rosa rugosa chromosome 2, drRosRugo1.1, whole genome shotgun sequence genomic window:
- the LOC133731839 gene encoding molybdopterin biosynthesis protein CNX1-like isoform X1, whose protein sequence is MMAETKPALLFMEAALEIVLRVIQRLPPVTVPLHDALEKVLAEDIRAGDPLPPFSASIKDGYAVVASDGPGEYPVVAEARAGSDGIGVTLTPGTVAYVTTGGPIPDGADAVVQVEDTEQVHVHSHESKRVRILVQTSKGVDIRPVGCDIEKDDVVLISGQRIGAAEIGILATVGRTMVKVYPTPKIGVLSTGDELVEPTTGCLSRGQIRDSNRAMIMAASLQHHCEVSDFGITRDDEEGLEKIIDTVISAGIDILLTSGGVSMGDKDFVKPLLHKRGTVHFSKVWMKPGKPLTFAEINSEPADKMRMRKLFAFGLPGNPVSCLVCFHLFVVPTIRFLAGWADPLPFRVQACLLQPVKTDPVRPEFHSAIVRWELNKGLGNPGFVAESTGHQRSSKILSMKSANALLELPATGSVIPVGTSVSAIIISDISTVAINKTSSSPGPASHIERFRTQELSVAESRDADLRVAILTVSDTVASGAGPDRSGPRAVSVVTSCSERLGGAKVVSTAVVPDDVSKIKDVLQRWSDIENMDLILTLGGTGFTPRDVTPEATKELIEKETPGLLLVMMQESLKVTPFAMLSRAAAGIRGSTLIINMPGNPNAVAECMEALLPALKHGLKQIKGDKREKHPRHVPHAQAASLDTWEHSYKLASGTGKDSSGCSCCH, encoded by the exons ATGATGGCGGAGACCAAACCCGCACTGCTCTTCATGGAGGCGGCTTTGGAAATAGTTCTGAGAGTTATCCAGCGGCTGCCACCTGTCACCGTGCCCCTCCATGATGCCCTCGAGAAGGTCTTGGCCGAGGACATTCGCGCCGGCGACCCTTTGCCTCCTTTCTCTGCATCCATCAAG GATGGATATGCAGTGGTAGCTTCAGACGGGCCTGGAGAGTATCCTGTAGTTGCTGAAGCAAGAGCCGGTAGCGATGGAATCGGCGTCACTCTCACTCCTGGGACTGTGGCATATGTTACTACTGGAG GACCGATACCTGATGGTGCTGATGCAGTTGTACAAGTTGAGGACACTGAACAGGTGCATGTGCATTCACATGAATCAAAGCGAGTGAGAATACTGGTTCAGACGAGCAAAGGAGTTGATATCCGTCCAGTG GGATGTGACATTGAGAAAGATGATGTAGTATTGATATCTGGACAAAGAATTGGTGCTGCAGAAATTGGTATACTTGCTACTGTTGGAAGGACAATGGTGAAG GTATATCCCACTCCAAAAATCGGTGTGCTTTCCACGGGAGATGAACTTGTAGAGCCAACGACAGGTTGTCTGAGTCGCGGCCAG ATCAGGGACTCCAACCGTGCTATGATAATGGCAGCTTCACTACAGCATCATTGTGAAGTTAGTGATTTCGGCATAACTAGAGATGATGAAGAAGGACTTGAAAAGATCATAGATACTGTCATTTCTGCTGGAATTGATATTCTTCTCACCTCTGGAGGTGTTTCTATGGGAGATAAGGACTTTGTCAAACCACTGTTGCATAAGAGAGGGACGGTGCATTTCAGTAAG GTGTGGATGAAACCAGGGAAACCCTTGACTTTCGCGGAGATCAATTCTGAACCAGCAGATAAAATGAGAATGAGAAAACTTTTTGCGTTTGGGCTGCCTGGAAATCCAGTTAGCTGTCTTGTCTGCTTCCATCTATTTGTGGTACCAACCATCCGCTTTCTTGCTGGATGGGCAGACCCTTTGCCTTTCAG AGTGCAGGCTTGCCTTCTTCAGCCTGTAAAGACAGATCCAGTCCGTCCAGAATTCCATTCTGCTATTGTCAGATGGGAGTTAAATAAGGGATTGGGTAATCCTGG CTTTGTTGCGGAGAGTACTGGCCACCAGAGAAGCAGTAAGATTTTAAGTATGAAGTCTGCTAATGCGTTGTTGGAGTTGCCTGCAACAGGCAGTGTAATACCCGTTGGGACTTCTGTGTCTGCCATTATTATTTCCGATATAAGTACTGTTGCTATTAATAAAACTTCCTCATCCCCGGGTCCAGCTTCTCATATAGAAAGATTTAGAACACAAGAATTATCCGTAGCTGAGTCTCGCGATGCTGATTTGAGAGTAGCTATTCTTACTGTGAGTGATACTGTTGCATCCGGGGCTGGGCCGGATAGGAG TGGTCCAAGGGCAGTTTCTGTTGTAACTTCTTGTTCAGAAAGGTTGGGAGGAGCCAAGGTTGTTTCAACGGCTGTGGTACCAGATGATGTAAGCAAAATTAAGGATGTTCTGCAGAGATGGAGTGATATCGAGAATATGGATCTCATCCTCACCCTTG GTGGCACTGGATTTACCCCACGAGATGTAACTCCAGAAGCAACCAAAGAGTTGATTGAGAAAGAAACACCTGGTCTTCTTCTTGTCATGATGCAAGAGAGTTTAAAG GTGACACCATTTGCTATGCTCTCCCGTGCTGCAGCAGGAATAAGAGGGTCAACATTG ATCATCAACATGCCGGGGAATCCAAATGCGGTTGCTGAGTGCATGGAGGCTTTGTTGCCTGCCCTCAAGCATGGATTAAAGCAGATAAAGGGAGATAAGAGAGAAAAACATCCTCGACATGTCCCTCATGCGCAAGCTGCGTCCTTGGATACTTGGGAGCACAGTTATAAGTTGGCCTCGGGTACTGGTAAAGACTCGTCTGGTTGTTCTTGTTGCCATTAA
- the LOC133731839 gene encoding molybdopterin biosynthesis protein CNX1-like isoform X2, which produces MMAETKPALLFMEAALEIVLRVIQRLPPVTVPLHDALEKVLAEDIRAGDPLPPFSASIKDGYAVVASDGPGEYPVVAEARAGSDGIGVTLTPGTVAYVTTGGPIPDGADAVVQVEDTEQVHVHSHESKRVRILVQTSKGVDIRPVGCDIEKDDVVLISGQRIGAAEIGILATVGRTMVKVYPTPKIGVLSTGDELVEPTTGCLSRGQIRDSNRAMIMAASLQHHCEVSDFGITRDDEEGLEKIIDTVISAGIDILLTSGGVSMGDKDFVKPLLHKRGTVHFSKVWMKPGKPLTFAEINSEPADKMRMRKLFAFGLPGNPVSCLVCFHLFVVPTIRFLAGWADPLPFRVQACLLQPVKTDPVRPEFHSAIVRWELNKGLGNPGFVAESTGHQRSSKILSMKSANALLELPATGSVIPVGTSVSAIIISDISTVAINKTSSSPGPASHIERFRTQELSVAESRDADLRVAILTVSDTVASGAGPDRSGPRAVSVVTSCSERLGGAKVVSTAVVPDDVSKIKDVLQRWSDIENMDLILTLGGTGFTPRDVTPEATKELIEKETPGLLLVMMQESLKCI; this is translated from the exons ATGATGGCGGAGACCAAACCCGCACTGCTCTTCATGGAGGCGGCTTTGGAAATAGTTCTGAGAGTTATCCAGCGGCTGCCACCTGTCACCGTGCCCCTCCATGATGCCCTCGAGAAGGTCTTGGCCGAGGACATTCGCGCCGGCGACCCTTTGCCTCCTTTCTCTGCATCCATCAAG GATGGATATGCAGTGGTAGCTTCAGACGGGCCTGGAGAGTATCCTGTAGTTGCTGAAGCAAGAGCCGGTAGCGATGGAATCGGCGTCACTCTCACTCCTGGGACTGTGGCATATGTTACTACTGGAG GACCGATACCTGATGGTGCTGATGCAGTTGTACAAGTTGAGGACACTGAACAGGTGCATGTGCATTCACATGAATCAAAGCGAGTGAGAATACTGGTTCAGACGAGCAAAGGAGTTGATATCCGTCCAGTG GGATGTGACATTGAGAAAGATGATGTAGTATTGATATCTGGACAAAGAATTGGTGCTGCAGAAATTGGTATACTTGCTACTGTTGGAAGGACAATGGTGAAG GTATATCCCACTCCAAAAATCGGTGTGCTTTCCACGGGAGATGAACTTGTAGAGCCAACGACAGGTTGTCTGAGTCGCGGCCAG ATCAGGGACTCCAACCGTGCTATGATAATGGCAGCTTCACTACAGCATCATTGTGAAGTTAGTGATTTCGGCATAACTAGAGATGATGAAGAAGGACTTGAAAAGATCATAGATACTGTCATTTCTGCTGGAATTGATATTCTTCTCACCTCTGGAGGTGTTTCTATGGGAGATAAGGACTTTGTCAAACCACTGTTGCATAAGAGAGGGACGGTGCATTTCAGTAAG GTGTGGATGAAACCAGGGAAACCCTTGACTTTCGCGGAGATCAATTCTGAACCAGCAGATAAAATGAGAATGAGAAAACTTTTTGCGTTTGGGCTGCCTGGAAATCCAGTTAGCTGTCTTGTCTGCTTCCATCTATTTGTGGTACCAACCATCCGCTTTCTTGCTGGATGGGCAGACCCTTTGCCTTTCAG AGTGCAGGCTTGCCTTCTTCAGCCTGTAAAGACAGATCCAGTCCGTCCAGAATTCCATTCTGCTATTGTCAGATGGGAGTTAAATAAGGGATTGGGTAATCCTGG CTTTGTTGCGGAGAGTACTGGCCACCAGAGAAGCAGTAAGATTTTAAGTATGAAGTCTGCTAATGCGTTGTTGGAGTTGCCTGCAACAGGCAGTGTAATACCCGTTGGGACTTCTGTGTCTGCCATTATTATTTCCGATATAAGTACTGTTGCTATTAATAAAACTTCCTCATCCCCGGGTCCAGCTTCTCATATAGAAAGATTTAGAACACAAGAATTATCCGTAGCTGAGTCTCGCGATGCTGATTTGAGAGTAGCTATTCTTACTGTGAGTGATACTGTTGCATCCGGGGCTGGGCCGGATAGGAG TGGTCCAAGGGCAGTTTCTGTTGTAACTTCTTGTTCAGAAAGGTTGGGAGGAGCCAAGGTTGTTTCAACGGCTGTGGTACCAGATGATGTAAGCAAAATTAAGGATGTTCTGCAGAGATGGAGTGATATCGAGAATATGGATCTCATCCTCACCCTTG GTGGCACTGGATTTACCCCACGAGATGTAACTCCAGAAGCAACCAAAGAGTTGATTGAGAAAGAAACACCTGGTCTTCTTCTTGTCATGATGCAAGAGAGTTTAAAG TGTATTTGA
- the LOC133732248 gene encoding oligoribonuclease: MEHLANAFSVLNVDVEDDDELRGAPSTSKPTEDTSGKRDKANNSDNVVMANEKLCEEYKMPLVWIDLEMTGLNVEVDRILEIACIVTDGRLTKSIEGPDLVIHQSKECLDRMGEWCQTHHKDSGLTTKVLQSTISEGEAEKQIIEFVKRNIGTYTPLLAGNSVYVDFAFLKKYMPDLASLFSHVVVDVSSVTALCIRWYPREKKKAPSKENKHRALDDIRESIKELKYYKQNIFKAIRN; this comes from the exons ATGGAGCATCTCGCAAATGCATTCTCTGTGCTCAACGTCGACGTTGAAGACGACGATGAACTACGAGGGGCGCCTTCTACTTCCAAGCCCACAGAGGACACTTCAG GCAAGAGGGACAAAGCCAACAACTCTGATAACGTCGTGATGGCAAATGAGAAACTGTGTGAAGAGTACAAGATGCCCCTTGTATGGATTGACTTGGAAATGACTG GTTTGAATGTTGAAGTTGATCGGATACTGGAGATTGCTTGCATAGTTACCgatggcagactaaccaaatccATAGAG GGCCCTGATCTGGTTATTCATCAAAGTAAGGAGTGTTTGGATAGGATGGGAGAATGGTGTCAAACTCATCATAAAGATAGTG GGTTGACGACTAAAGTGCTTCAAAGTACAATTAGTGAAGGAGAAGCTGAAAAGCAG ATCATAGAATTTGTAAAGAGAAACATTGGAACATATACACCTCTTTTAGCAGGAAACTCAGTTTATGTGGACTTTGCATTTTTAAAG AAATACATGCCAGATTTGGCCAGCCTGTTCTCCCATGTAGTAGTTGATGTTAGCAGTGTTACAGCTCTATGCATTCGCTGGTATCCTAGAG agaaaaagaaagcgCCTTCTAAAGAAAATAAACACAGAGCCCTGGATGACATCAGGGAAAGCATCAAGGAACTGAAATACTACAAACAGAATATATTCAAAGCAATTAGAAACTGA